cttcaaaacggcataggttacgtcttaatccgataagcgtagcctcggatatgttatttccgcattcgcacgtcaaatctgtcttttgctaaattgaatttctgcacttgttattactgtatttcttattcttatgatattgtgagcctatggaacggctcttgacttgaattgcttatgtgtgatgttgggttgtggttgaggaaaaataatgaagccaaaatggctggaaaattaggtaaacaaaaagggcgtgctgcccaaattttcgcccgagggctaggtttctatttgaatttgtatacttttgtttggccaataccatgaccgattttccattttaaaacatgatttttcatccttgggttcaaacaaccctcttcttacttgaaagtcatctttacacgttttactcctaaatagtcgggtttctttgtttcccttaaatgttttgctcgataaactgtaatacgttctcttgttcaaccttaggtttcattggtgattaagggtaatatccggaaggatattttgcacgatattttgcatttctaggtgagtgttccttatttgattctatggcttgttgttatcatttgctaatgtgttaagtgcttttaatgatttccaaaacgagcttcctaggcgagtgtgtactttatcgcactcgacctaaataactgtgcaattttcaaggatttaatgattgaaatgttacttgcgcatgaatgtaagccttttgggctgaactggccattgccccttgttactggtcgtctcgagccagaagcggactcggtcgggcgattagggacttgggtgaacgtttggtatactcgagtattaccctgtaggttggtggagactggccaacggccaggacgggggtgaatgaatgaatgaatgaacgaacgatcgaacgagggttattgataaacgaaaaatgcagtttcaaatgattggaggaataagggaaaatgtcaggagaacgaatgaacgaaataacgaattgctccttgtgagccgtatccttttaatgaatgtgttactatcgctttccattgtaaatgtttcttgaattattgatactccatgtttaatgtattggattgattatctgattatgtgttcggaacctcactgggcttttagctcatccctttagttttgttttccttacaagggaaggcgagcgaggacgtgagcttgagatagactagccaatctagttttgtttcttttgtagtggttctcgcctagtgcttggcacgggctggacgtatgaaggattgagaacccttgtatatttgatgtttatattctcttttgggttggcaatgtatataagttccgctttaagtttggatcaatgccctatttattcttgtgatttatttcaatttttaattgaggactgtagcgaacgactgagtcccggcgagagctgggcaggcggcccgccgaaccctctggtacgctttagggggaggtggggtcgttacagttGTCCACTGCCCTTTCTCTCATAGCCCAAGCCATTAGTTCCTGTTGTCTTCCATCACATGCTACAATGCCATACCCAACAGCTTTGTCCTCTTTGTTCCATTGCACTGCAATTCTCAAGCATGTTCTTGGGAGTGTGGAATGCTCTTGTTGTTCTTCCTCCTATCCCTTGTGTTGCTGAGCTACCCCTGGTTTCCCACAGCTCCATTTCCTGGCTTTCCCTGCTGCATTTTCAAATTCACACCATGCGTTGCATGCTTTGTTTACAACTGTAGCTGGATCCCTACCTTTGTTGTTGAAAACCTTGTTGTTCCTACTTTTCCAGATCTGCCACAAGATATATGCCGTGAGGCCTATATGAGCTTTCCCTTGAATTCTACACCTAGCTTCAGTAACTGCTGCCCACCAATATTGGAATTTATTCGACTTGTGTTCGATGCCATCCCAGTGGATAGGAGTTAATTTCCAGATGTCCTTTACCTTACAACATTTAAGTAACATATGTTCCAGAGTTTCCACTTCTTCTCCACACATTGTGCATATTGGATCTCCCACTTCAGTGACGaagccaggatttttttttggggggggccaaaattttttcctaataaaattatcttaatatattatgttcaaaataattttcttctatttaaatatatgacatctaaaaatatcaaatattaaatttaattataaaggtatgtctattcaTAAATATGCGGTAtaatcataacaaaaattaacaaaaaaaataacttttgattaaatatcttataacatcacaaatcatccaatttgcacattatgagaagatgctctccaatatgtcacccatgcaatttatatatatatatatataaccatgtaatataaatgtaactattttcaattgaaaaaagataaaagttatgttaacataatttgaaatttcaatatCTTTTCTTAGAAGTAAATTGAGCTCTACgctctttcatagaactaaattcatctatgattGAATCACTGCTAAATTTTTTAGCAACTTCCTTTTCTATATACACagttagacaatcattcaagaaattatcttgcATCTTGTTTCCGAGTTTTGtcttgattattttcataattgaaaatgcccACTCTGTAGTTGCAGTTGATATAAAAAGAGTAACAACAAGTCTAATAAACTTGTCAATAAGAGGATATATCACTGATTTTTTTGTCTTCACCAAGTCTTAACATAACTCATGAATACCAGATAATTCTTGCAATTCATGATGATTTGGAATGTCGAACTCAAAATATTGAAGTTCTATTTTTAGACGTACTAGTTCTTGCTTTTAACAATTATGAATTGGGTCTTTTTAGCCCATTAACAATTATGAATTGGGTCTTTTTATTCTAATACATCACattgggtcaatttactatggaacatcaaattatatgtttaatttttgaaagttaaataattagtaccataaaaaataaataactttttctgaagaaaaaaattaattcaaagatgactaattcatatatatatatatatatatatatatatatatctcaactctcataatataaactaaaattgtaaaaatttagggggggggccaattttattttacgcacatatttacatattatgaattaaaattttcaaaacttagggggggccatggcccccctctGTCCCCCCCTGGCTCCATCATTGCAAACATATACTCAATAGATAAATTAATGttgacttttgatttttctgcATATAAATGGTTTAAATGAAATAGGATTGCATTTGCTAGAGTTAGGTAGAGCACAAAAACttttaaaagagaattaaaccTCAATGGGTGGCCACCTATCATAGTAGGTTAGTGTAGAATGGTGTGGTATAAACGGCAGATATATCATTCAAAATTCATAATTAAGAATTTCTTTTAGTGATGGTAATCTAGGAGGGTGCCCGCGGGCAAACGGGGCCCGGGGGGAGGAAGAATTTTTTCCCCTATTAGAAAACGGGGTAGCCGGAGAGGGAGTTTACACCcaccccatcccccgccccatCACCCGTTAAAAACAATTAaatttatatgtatataattatatatgtgatatttaatttaattagttacaaatttataataatgatattattagttataagtattatataatttatattagTATTTGTAATATTATTGATATTATCAAAtgctaataattatacatgtctactaataaaaattattaattagttgtatcaaatttactaatacatttatactaaattcctaattacacttaacacAATAACACTTCTTTTCTCAAAAAACCACACAACAAtgatttagtgattgtatttatatccaaagtgaaaacttgactactttaacTGTGTTTGTTTCATCATATTGGGCTGTATTTAAATAACtcttgtttgattgtttttatgacacacaattgtgaaattacaatgaataatgatttggtgatgtgttggcATTTAAGTATTTGATCCTTTGTTCAAATTTGACTACAATGAAATTGTATGACAAATTTTTATTCGCCCTGTGGGTGTGCCCATAGGGGAAGCGAGGCAAGGCGGGGACGGGGTTGGGGAGGAGTCCCCTGTCTAACCCCCACCCCATTGCCATTCCTAATTTCTTTTGCTATATAGTGTAATAATGGAAACCTTGAAAACTTGAAAcacatttaccaaaaaaaaaatgaaatacatTTAACAGGGCTCCGAAAAATGACTAACTCCACTTTGCACCTTCGAATTTGTACCGGTTTAACAATGTTCCAAACTTATACTCAGGAGATAAATCAAACTTGACTGTTGATTTTTCTGCATATGAATGGTTTAAATGAAATAAGATTACATTTCAAAGAGTTTGGTAGAGCAtaaaaaagttttaaaagagAGTTAAACCTCAATGGGTGGCCACCTATCAAAGTAGGTTTGTGTAGAATGGTGTGGTATACATAGCAGATATGTCATTCAAAGTTCAGAGTCAAGAATTTCTTTTGCTAAATATATAGTGAGATAATGAAAAACCTTGAAATCTTGAAACACTTTTACCTAAAAAACAAATTACAAAACAATGAAACACATTTCACAAGGTTCTGGAAAAGAATTAACTCCGCTTTGCACCTTCGAACTTCTACCACCTTAATAAGGTTCCGAACTTACATTGAGTAGCTAAATCAATCttgacttttcatttttctGCATATAAATGGTTGAAATGAAATATGATTACATTTCTAAGAGTTAGGTAGAGCGTAAAAAGTTTAAAGAGAGAGTTCAATATAAATGGGTAGCCACCTATGAAAATTGGTTTGTATACAGTGGTATACTCAGCAGATGTATCATTCAAAGTTGATAGTCAAGAATTTCTTCTATTGTATTGTGGGATAATGGAAAACCTTAAAAACTTGAAACAAAATtacctgaaaaaaaaacaaggaaacaCATTTAATAAGGTTCTAGAAAAGGATTAACTTGACTTTGCATCTTTGAACTTATCCCACCTTTTCATTTTGTACcccaaattttaattttgaacacTTTACACCCTAAGCTTTAATTTCACCTTTTAGTCTGGGGCCATTCATGTTTGCAAATTGCATAAGAGCCACTCATTTTCTTGTTAGTTACGTGTTGTAATAGGCTTTTAGCATCCTCtcattaaaaaattaatttaaaaaaatgtcCAAGTATAGGTTTCAATTTTGTAGTTGAAATTGAAAATGTTCACGAATGTTTAGCTATTTACACGCCATATAGGCTTCCAACCTCCTAACCCTAAAATTTAGGGGGTTTGGGGGGAAGGGGAGGGTTGGATGAAGAGCAGAGATTGAAATAATAAATCTTTTGTAGCGTTCATCAAGACATTGATCGAATAAGAGAATGTCTGAAGAGAAATTAGAATGAAACAAATATCTTAATTGCACTAGAGAAGTGCAATTGAATATGGTTCTCGGGAATGTAATTTCCGTTGATTTCTATGTAGCAGATTGTTGTAAAATTTGTCTGAAGAGACAATCGAATACCCCCAAAACTCGCCGAATTCCTAACAGTTCACATATCTTTTGGAGTCGAATTACAAGTCCACGTATGTTTCTCCCCTATTTagcggtaaaaaaaaaaaaaaaaaaactcaaacgTTGACTTTCCTGGTAATATGTTTTTGCTCCGTCCAATCCACATATGTTTATACACGATTCAGCAGTAAAATtgaagaaaagtgcgaaagttgACTTTCCTGATAACTAACCATTCTTCCCGTTTTATAAGGAATTAACTAACCATTTTGTGGCCAAACCATTATCCATCTTCACCATCTAAATGGTGAATTGCACTTTAAGTTTAATGCTCAATAAAACAGAAGTTCTTAACCATGTTAAGAAAAAATAGATGAAAAGGTCttttgtcaccttttattagtTGTGGTAGTCATATAGGAGAAGGATTACCATTTGTTAAACTGAGTAAAAGATTATTTTTCATAAAGCAAGTTGGATGTACATCATATGTAAGACAAAACTTATGAAAAATAAAGACTACCTTACAATTAGACTTGGTGTACAATTATCAGTTCAAGCGAATTCCACAATTAGGTGTAGATTTTATCGAAGTTTCAATACACATCTTTATTAGCAAATGCACATATCTTAGTTTAACACATTCACAAGCTTACGTAATTGAAGAACACCAATAGTGTAATTCACAAGCTTACGTAATGCGAAGCCACGTGTAATTGAAGAACACCAATAGTGTTTTTATTAAGACGGACATATTGACGAAACAAGAAGTGCACGAAGAAACGTCATACATTGATCACCGAGTACATATAAGTCCACAATAAAGATAAAAATCTATACTTGGTttccttaatttttatttttcttttattagttattttttCCCATCCtccttgatggatttcttagTAAGATAGTCTAGTGAACAAGTAGTTCATAAGAAACATATATCACCAAGTACGTATATGGTATGTAATTGGCTTTCCTTATTATTagtttttcctttattattCAAACTTTCCCTCCTCCTGGGCATGAGATTACGGTAATATCGCCCCTTATAACCGTATTATTCCGTGCCGGCCTTCGTAGAACTGTCTGAAAAAATGCATATCCCCGAGCAAACCTAAACGTTTTGGTGCCACCAACTATTGGATCTTCTCTCGCCGGACTACCAACTTGTAAGTTATATCCTGCTCCTTGGAATTCCAATGTGCTACTGTTGTATTGGGAGTTGGAGAAACGGAGGGAAAATATGCCCAGTGGCCTTGATCCATCACGGGATGAAGCTATCTCAATGCCTTGGGCCCGACCAATAGTTGGAGAATTGTTGCTGATGCCTTGTGTTATGTTAAAATCATTAACAATAATGGTTCCAAAATTGGAGGGAGTTCTCGGCTTACCAGGGGCGCCGGCAACTGCAACACTGGTGGTATTTGGTCTGCCCGTAAACACTTGAAGGTACACAGTAATATTTGTTTCCTTTCCACGGCAGCAATAGTAAGGGTCAAGAGGATTAGCTTCTGAACAAACAAAGATTGCCAGTAATAGCACAAGGGGAATTTGCATGGATGCTAAAGCTGAACCTTTTGCCATTTTGTATGTTGAAAGGCTAGCTGAAaaacaaggaaggaagaaacaaAATAGTTAGATGGTGAAGATAATTTGTTCAATGACCGTATTTATAGGATGGAGGAGGTAGCAGTTGCAAATGGTTAAAGTAGAACAATTAAATCAATCttgacttttgatttttctacaTATAAATGGTTTAAATGAAATAATATTACATTTCAAAGAGTTAGGTATAGCACAAAAAGTTTTAAAAGACAATTAAACATCAATGGGTGGCCACCTATCACATTAGGTTTGTGTAATGGTGTGCTGTACTCAGCAGATATATCATTCAAAGTTCAGAGCCAAGAATTTCTTTTGATATATAGTGGGATAATGGAGAACCTTGAAAACATGAAACACATTtccctaaaaaaaaatgaaacacatTCGATAAGGTTCTGGAAAAGGATTGACTCCACTCTGCATTTTCAAACTTGTACCACTTTAACAAGGTTCCAAACATAcagtgacggagccaggattttttttttgggggggccaaaattttttcctaataaaattatcttaatatattatgttcaaaataattttcttctatttaaatatatgacatctaaaaatatcaaatattaaatttaattataaaggtatgtctattcaTAAATATGCGGTAtaatcataacaaaaattaacaaaaaaaataacttttgattaaatatcttataacatcacaaatcatccaatttgcacattatgagaagatgctctccaatatgtcacccatgcaatttatatatatatatatataaccatgtaatataaatgtaactattttcaattgaaaaaagataaaagttatgttaacataatttgaaatttcaatatCTTTTATTAGAAGTAAATTGAGTTCTACgctctttcatagaactaaattcatctatgattGAATCACTGCTAAATTTTTTAGCAACTTCCTTTTCTATATACACagttagacaatcattcaagaaattatcttgcATCTTGTTTCGGAGTTTTGtcttgattattttcataattgaaaatgcccACTCTGTAGTTGCAGTTGATATAAAAAGAGTAACAACAAGTCTAATAAACTTGTCAATAAGAGGATATATCACTGATTTTTTTGTCTTCACCAAGTCTTAACATAACTCATGAATACCAGATAATTCTTGCAATTCATGATGATTTGGAATGTCGAACTCAAAATATTGAAGTTCTATTTTTAGACGTACTAGTTCTTGCTTTTAACAATTATGAATTGGGTCTTTTTAGCCCATTAACAATTATGAATTGGGTCTTTTTATTCTAATACATCACattgggtcaatttactatggaacatcaaattatatgtttaatttttgaaagttaaata
Above is a genomic segment from Coffea eugenioides isolate CCC68of chromosome 5, Ceug_1.0, whole genome shotgun sequence containing:
- the LOC113771600 gene encoding dirigent protein 2-like; this encodes MAKGSALASMQIPLVLLLAIFVCSEANPLDPYYCCRGKETNITVYLQVFTGRPNTTSVAVAGAPGKPRTPSNFGTIIVNDFNITQGISNNSPTIGRAQGIEIASSRDGSRPLGIFSLRFSNSQYNSSTLEFQGAGYNLQVGSPAREDPIVGGTKTFRFARGYAFFQTVLRRPARNNTVIRGDITVISCPGGGKV